The nucleotide window AATTCTTAGTGCTATAAAATGCAATCAGGATATGCATTTATTTGTCATCCACTCCAAAGGCTTTACGAGAACATATGATTAAACCACACATATAACAGGATAGTTAAAGATTATATGGGAATGCCTATACTTTCTGCTTAACTTTTCTATAAACCTAACACTGATCAAAAAAAACTAaagtctattatttttaaaaataaaggtagaTTCTGTTATACTAcagttaaatttttgttttgttttaaggaaaaatcctcaacacttGCATGCCTGACATTGTCACAGGTGGCTTGCATTATCTAATGGACGATCCGATCCAACACTCCATCCTCCTCAACTTCAGGGTTCTTCAGCTCAACTTTGCTGGCTCCACTCACATCCGTGGAGTCCCCCAGATCTTGTTATCACCcagttctaaatttttaaattccagtCGCTCTCTGATCACCTCCTCTGGTCGTTCCAAACCGACCACTTCCTATTAAACTGCTCTTTGAAACTCACAGAAGCCTACATTCCACTGACCATACCAATTTTCCCAATTTACCCTGTTTAGCTTAGGATGCCATCATCCCATCAACCACTCTCTTGTGCACACCTCAGATGCTTTGCTCCAGTGTCCTGTTGAACTCTTCCAGCAACAGCTCAACCCTTGGTAAATCTGCCTCTTCTCCCCTTTCTTTACCCCAGATAGTTATCCCAGCTGAAGAAACTCATAACACCATGCAGAGTGCTCCCACTACAAATGGTCTGCAACCTCAATCATGCCCTCAACACAAGGCAGCTCTTCCACTGTCCACTGAACAGTCATTGTCAACCTTCTTCAGTCTCCTGAAGCCCTCTGTCTGACCCACTTCCCTCTCACTCTTAGCAGTGAGACTTATCTCCTCTGCAAAGAACTGAGAAGTCATCGTGTTATTTCTCCCAACTCGAGCCCCACACCACTCTGAACACATCCACATCTGTACCCTCTCTTAACCCTTCCTTCAGCTCAGTTGAAAACGCATCCCTCCTCCAGACCAACGCTAATACCTCTCTTTGTGCCCTGAGCCCTATTCAGGCTCTCAGGGGCTACTTTAAGGAACTTGCTCCTTTAATTATCCCCTTTAGCTAAtttttacctctctctctctctctctctctctctgtctcttgctgACTCTCTCTTCTCAGCATAAAAACATTCTCAAGTCTCTTCTATTTATAAAAACACAAACCCTCCCTTAAACCCAGACCCCTTTCCCCGACACAGCTACTTTCAGTTCTCTTCCATCCTTTTCCAAACCAAGCTAATGGAAAGAATAATCTACTGCGTTACCTTTCAAGCCACAGTACCAATGTCCAAAGCAAGACAGGGAGGATACAAAAGTACCCAGGTTTGATATTGTGTTATACATAATGACTCCCTTCATGACGTCACTCCCAAACTCTCCTAGGACTTCCTTCAAGCTAGTAGACAAGCTACTCATGTCCCTGCCTGAAAGACTGTTTACAGTATTTTCACatgatttttctcattctaaTGCCATTGCCAGGACATCTGGTAGGAGAGTATGTGCAGTTAGAGTCAGATGGACATGGACTCCTGGTTACCCCCCATCTGTGTTTCTGTCTTACCTCAGTTTGGGCATCACAGAGATATAAACGTTCAGCAGTTTCCCCCTCCTCATGAGATCTTAGTATAATCTGCATGTTCCCTTGAAACCCACTGAACTCACAACGTTTTATTTCTAATGAGCTCCCTCTGATTACCTTCCCTTTCACTTTCAAATGGATTCCTCTCTGAATTTCTGCTCTGCTTAATACTCAGGTGGCATTCAGAAATCTAAAGGAACTTACCTCCACAGTGACCTAATCTTTTCTCTGGTAGTTAAACTTCTATCCAAGTTTAACTACTACTTGATCCTAAGATTATATCGATAGGAAACACCTAAGGGCTAATAACAGCTTTTTAGGAGacgaaagaaggaaaagactacCATGTAAATCAAGACACCAATTGAACGTGTGTTCCAATTTACGAGACATTTACATGTGGAAAGAGTAGCTGCTTTTTGGAATATAGAAAATCCAgtatttgtttttacttcttaCTATGCAAGACACTATGAAGGGATATAAAGTGATACAGAGCCGGTCACATATGGTACCTGCCCAAAGAACTCCCCGACTGAATAGGGAGACAGAAATCACATACAATTCAAATGCAAACCAAGTATTCCAGCTGAGTTGTTAAGATCACCATTTTTGGAGTTAAATCCTGTCCTTGAAGCTACTATGTTCCAGAAGGGGGAGGTGCATAACAAACCATCAGGATTCTGGGGAATGATAAAGAGTGTTACCACTTCAGTACCAGGAAGTGAAAATCTTACTCTTATTCAACAGGAAGTGGATGCTTTGGAAGAACTAAGCAGGCAGTTCTTTGGAAGAACTAAGCAGGCAGCTTTTTCTGGAAACGGCTGATCTCTATGCTACCAAGGAGAGACTAGAATACTCCAAAACTTTCAaggggaaatattttaattttctgggtTACTTTTTCTCTATTTACTGTGTTTGGAAAATTTTCATGGCAACCATTAATATCGTTTTTGACCAAGTTGGGAAAACTGATCCAGTCACAAGAGGCATTGAGATTACTGTGAATTATCTGGGGATCCAATTTGATGTGAAGTTCCGGTCCCAGCACATTTCCTTCATTCTGATTGGAATAATCATTGTCACGTCTATTAGAGGAGTGCTGATCACTCTTACCAAGTTCTTCTATGCCATATCCAGCAGTAAGTCTTCCAATGTCATTGTCCTGCTATTAGCACAGATAATGGGCATGTACTTCATCTCCTCTGTGCTGCTGATCCGAGTGAGCATGCCTCTGGAGTACCGCACCACAGGCACCGAAGTTCTCCGAGAGCTGCAGTTCAACTTCTGTCACCATTGGTTTGATGTCATCTTCCTGGTCAGTGCTCTCTCCAGCATACTCTTCCTCTATCTGGCCCACAGACAGGCACCAGAGAAGCATATGGCACCTTGAACTCATGCCTCTTACAGACTGCTACAGGCCAGTGGTGTCAGAATTTGGATATAAGAGGGGAAAAATGGAGGGGACCGGGgcctaacatttttttaaactgacaaaATGCTGTGGTAGCATATTCTACCTCCAGCTTACACCTTCCTCCTCAGATGATACTGTGATCATGAGTAGCATCAGctagaaatgagagagagaagtaaCTCAAGCTAGTACTCAGCCAAGAGCACCCTGTTTGGGTTTGAGGCTGGTGCAGTATGCTGGGTGGTGGGGCTGAAAAGAGCCAAGAAACTAAGGGGAGAAAATACACTGGAATTCTGGGGTAAGAGGGATCTAAGGGAGCTGGGCCAAACACATGAGATTCTGTTTAAGTCAAGGATCACATGGAGAAGGTTATGACGTTCCCTTGAGATTGACTATCATTAAAATCAGAGactgttaacaacaacaacaaaaaaaactcagttAAATCCTGAGTGCAAATCTttgcccagtttcctcatctataaagtgggaataatgaTCCCTGCTTTGTAGGAGCGCTGCAAAGAAGAAATGAGATGGATGGCGAATGTAGAGTTTAGCATGGATGAAGCATATTGGAAGTTCTCAAGGATAAGTCAGTGGGATTTGGGCTGTTATTAGCTTTATCATGATTATGGAGGGGTAAACCAGATATGGTATGGATTTTAAGGAAGAAGAGCTCACATATGCTTGGGAGACTCAAGACAGACTTCATTCAGTAGGTGGGCTTTGAAGAGCCTTGGAGAACGTGTGATATTTCTTTAGGGCAATGTGGAGGAGCTGCATCTCTCTGCAATCCTGGCATAGGGACCCAGAGCCTGCCCGTGTAACCACCTTAAGAGTCATGGGCAGAGATGAAACTTTGTATATGTTAAAATTTACAATACTTGTTTATGATTGTACCTggtctattcatttatttaataaattcctATTTACATCTTTGATTTGAAACAGGCGATACTTGTTAAAGTGCTATAATATCCATAGTAGTCCAAAAAGCAAGTAAAGGGTATTCTGAATAAGTGCTattgtaaaataatttcagaagcaCATACTTGTTATTAACGACAGGCAGTGTATTATGTACCTCTTGGCTTGTCATCCTGTCTATGGAGTACATGTTGTAAAGGAAGAAAAGTGGGTAATTATGTTTCACATGAACATCAAATTGAGTGTTCCTTCCTTGTAGTTTTGTAAAGTATAATCGTGGCAAGATTGTCCTTAGTTAATGCcaggaaaagtgaaaaataaatgtctttttaaaaatgtctcttaTATAAACAAGTAAAACCTGTTAAAGTGGTTTGCAGTCATTAAGCATAGGTCAGTTCCCATTAAAACAAACTCCATGGATAAATCTGAATTATTTTATGTTGGTATTTTGTTGTATCAAATATTGCTTAGcatgaaattaaatatataaagtttGCATTGGagcaaaataaatgtcaaaattattattaatttatccaTTGTTGGCAGACTCAAATAATTTTGCAATAAAAGAGTTTTAATTCTTCCTATATTCATCTTAATGGGTGCAAGTTTATGGCTCaaaaaatgaacaagtgaatttttaatgtttttatataaatagagaAGTTA belongs to Balaenoptera ricei isolate mBalRic1 chromosome 17, mBalRic1.hap2, whole genome shotgun sequence and includes:
- the LOC132351800 gene encoding LOW QUALITY PROTEIN: Golgi pH regulator-like (The sequence of the model RefSeq protein was modified relative to this genomic sequence to represent the inferred CDS: deleted 1 base in 1 codon; substituted 1 base at 1 genomic stop codon); the protein is MFQKGEVHNKPSGFWGMIKSVTTSVPGSENLTLIQQEVDAWKNXAGSSLEELSRQLFLETADLYATKERLEYSKTFKGKYFNFLGYFFSIYCVWKIFMATINIVFDQVGKTDPVTRGIEITVNYLGIQFDVKFRSQHISFILIGIIIVTSIRGVLITLTKFFYAISSSKSSNVIVLLLAQIMGMYFISSVLLIRVSMPLEYRTTGTEVLRELQFNFCHHWFDVIFLVSALSSILFLYLAHRQAPEKHMAP